The following are from one region of the Sorghum bicolor cultivar BTx623 chromosome 2, Sorghum_bicolor_NCBIv3, whole genome shotgun sequence genome:
- the LOC8084054 gene encoding putative disease resistance RPP13-like protein 1, which translates to MVGPELTVGGWFATSVISNFVAKVRSILEDNHTLHAESIEMLYRVKEALPQIQILVEVTERRAISNSSYATWLQQFKDVVSEAEDLLDDFETKRIREVLKKKKVSSVVYFPLRFVTKYLSDTDLLRLKDVLMKLNKIISHIGGPDFHSMVALADKEGVTIRTPLPLPPTQPVVIGRDKEKQQLQNMIFPSVQQPQDCVQSSKQFSVIAVIGPAGVGKTTLAQVIYNNPNAKEDFALRGWVMASRRNRNKQDIAKDIVDSFGMEQQDSLQTGPSESALSSTIENKRFFLVLDDVQDNLRELWGSLSSTLKGAANGSVVLLTTQSKEDAYIFRTTAQVSLDHLSFQIMCRVFEHHAFGKQKKASLESIGKKIVQNLHGLPLLAEAIGRLLRQKLDEGHWQNISENPWWLFSEDDDSENVALPSVAILCEYLTDHLRKCLGYCSIFPSGYLFEKNMLVHMWIASFMQQHDGICVEDMEKEWFDKLFNHSFFQPTIWKNKYIIPGMIKEPLQVIAGKECHAATDSGEPKRRLQLHRHLAIDISDFHEHLDLGEANKVRTVLFFNGRRTVRSHEAFGNILAHPGSLRVLDFSYSEAKLRKFPDFLSKFPHLRFLDLSFNGITVIPDSLCKLHLLQVLGLRGCHFKELPRDMNKLSNLRFLYAAAQTVSLVYKIGKLTNLQGLEEFPVGKTEGHKITELKNLNEISRKLCISNLEEVTHIDKRDAVLSKKVYLKKLVLKWGLATGTSTIASYGCMETLNSLEPNANLEELKIQCYMGVGLPAWMADKERFTKLKHIHLVECKQLRTLPPLGQLPSLLILVLQGLSVVEKIGSEFYGKSYRVFPSLEELKFLDMPNWREWSDIEEIQDSWNLHFPHLRKVQIRNCKVLSGMPLCCLQASLEELDISGCDEMLACRPSCSEELKCFSCLKVHCLGRIYLPCDCLGSLEVLNLQSCKVYFQGGRGQIIKLRRILTSDCTELKAEGKEQLVLEVSISKESICSG; encoded by the exons ATGGTTGGACCTGAGCTGACGGTCGGTGGGTGGTTCGCCACCTCTGTGATTTCCAACTTCGTGGCGAAGGTGCGCTCCATCTTGGAGGACAACCACACTCTGCATGCTGAATCCATCGAGATGCTGTACAGGGTAAAGGAAGCGTTGCCCCAGATCCAGATCCTGGTCGAGGTGACTGAGCGCAGGGCCATCTCCAACAGCAGCTATGCCACATGGCTGCAGCAATTCAAGGACGTCGTGTCCGAGGCCGAGGACCTGCTCGACGACTTCGAGACCAAGAGAATCCGAGAGGTGCTTAAGAAGAAGAAGGTTAGCTCGGTCGTGTACTTCCCTCTCAGGTTTGTGACGAAATACCTCTCTGACACTGATCTCCTGAGGCTCAAAGATGTACTGATGAAGCTGAACAAGATCATCAGTCATATCGGTGGACCTGATTTCCATAGCATGGTGGCTTTAGCTGACAAGGAGGGGGTGACAATAAGAACCCCCCTGCCATTGCCACCGACACAACCGGTGGTCATCGGTCGGGACAAAGAGAAACAACAGCTGCAAAACATGATATTCCCATCTGTGCAACAGCCTCAAGATTGTGTGCAATCCAGCAAACAGTTTTCTGTCATTGCTGTTATAGGACCAGCTGGTGTGGGAAAAACCACTCTTGCTCAGGTAATCTACAACAATCCAAATGCCAAAGAAGATTTTGCGTTAAGGGGGTGGGTGATGGCTTCCCGTCGTAATCGCAATAAACAGGACATTGCCAAAGATATTGTTGATTCTTTTGGGATGGAGCAACAAGATAGTCTACAAACAGGTCCTTCAGAGAGCGCTCTATCCAGTACCATAGAGAACAAgaggttcttccttgttcttgatGATGTACAGGATAATCTGCGTGAACTTTGGGGTTCCCTAAGTTCAACACTGAAAGGGGCAGCAAACGGGAGTGTTGTGTTGTTAACAACACAGTCAAAAGAGGATGCATATATTTTCAGAACAACTGCTCAGGTTTCACTGGATCATCTATCATTCCAAATCATGTGCAGAGTTTTTGAGCATCATGCATTTGGAAAGCAGAAAAAAGCATCCCTTGAATCAATTGGCAAGAAAATAGTGCAAAATTTGCATGGTTTACCTTTACTAGCAGAAGCAATTGGAAGGCTGCTAAGACAAAAGTTAGATGAGGGTCATTGGCAAAATATTTCTGAAAATCCTTGGTGGCTCTTTTCTGAAGATGATGATAGTGAAAATGTTGCTCTACCTTCAGTAGCAATCTTGTGCGAATATCTAACTGATCATCTTAGAAAGTGTTTGGGTTACTGTTCGATATTCCCATCTGGTTATTTGTTTGAAAAGAACATGTTGGTTCACATGTGGATAGCTAGTTTCATGCAGCAACATGATGGAATTTGCGTGGAGGACATGGAAAAGGAATGGTTTGATAAGCTTTTCAACCACTCATTCTTCCAGCCCACTATATGGAAAAACAAGTACATCATACCTGGCATGATCAAAGAGCCATTACAAGTCATTGCTGGAAAAGAATGCCATGCGGCTACAGATTCTGGAGAACCCAAAAGAAGGCTCCAACTTCATCGTCACCTGGCCATCGATATTTCTGATTTTCATGAGCACTTGGATTTAGGGGAGGCCAATAAGGTGCGGACAGTTTTATTTTTTAATGGGCGCAGAACAGTTAGATCACATGAAGCTTTTGGTAATATTTTGGCTCATCCTGGTAGCCTACGGGTACTAGACTTCTCTTACTCTGAAGCGAAGTTAAGAAAGTTTCCTGATTTCTTAAGTAAATTCCCTCACCTACGGTTCCTGGATCTCTCCTTCAATGGGATAACAGTAATACCAGACTCCCTCTGTAAGCTGCACCTTCTTCAAGTTCTCGGGCTACGAGGATGTCATTTCAAAGAGTTACCTAGAGATATGAATAAGTTAAGTAACCTCCGTTTCTTATATGCAGCAGCTCAGACAGTTTCTCTAGTATACAAGATAGGGAAGCTGACAAATCTCCAAGGGTTAGAGGAGTTTCCTGTTGGCAAAACAGAAGGTCACAAAATAACAGAACTGAAGAACTTGAATGAAATTAGCAGGAAACTTTGTATCAGTAATCTCGAGGAAGTAACCCACATAGATAAGCGTGATGCTGTACTATCCAAAAAAGTGTACTTAAAGAAGTTGGTGTTGAAATGGGGCTTGGCAACAGGCACATCAACAATTGCATCTTATGGTTGCATGGAAACACTTAACAGCCTAGAACCAAATGCAAATCTTGAAGagctcaagattcaatgttacaTGGGAGTAGGACTTCCAGCATGGATGGCAGATAAGGAGCGTTTCACCAAACTGAAGCACATTCATCTTGTTGAATGTAAACAGTTAAGAACGCTTCCACCTCTTGGCCAACTACCTTCCCTTCTGATTTTAGTGCTACAAGGTCTATCGGTAGTTGAAAAAATTGGAAGTGAATTTTATGGAAAAAGTTACAGGGTATTTCCATCACTTGAGGAGCTCAAGTTCCTTGATATGCCAAATTGGAGGGAGTGGTCAGATATAGAAGAAATACAAGATTCGTGGAACCTTCACTTTCCACATCTTAGAAAGGTCCAAATCAGGAATTGCAAAGTTTTGAGTGGCATGCCATTATGTTGCTTACAAGCATCACTTGAGGAACTTGATATTTCAGGATGTGATGAAATGCTTGCATGTAGACCAAGCTGTTCAGAGGAGTTAAAATGTTTCTCGTGTTTAAAAGTCCATTGTTTGGGCAGAATTTATCTTCCATGTGATTGTTTAGGATCACTTGAGGTTTTGAATCTTCAAAGTTGCAAGGTATACTTCCAGGGAGGTCGAGGGCAGATCATCAAACTGAGGAGGATTTTAACCAGTGATTGTACTGAGCTAAAAGCAGAAGGCAAAGAACAGTTGGTTCTAGAAGTGTCAATTTCCAAAG AGAGTATATGCAGTGGCTGA
- the LOC8084053 gene encoding putative disease resistance protein RGA3 has protein sequence MEDYGRYLPAAIGRLVGKLRFYLGNSSDSGKFKGTMKMLNLLEEKLKLLRDGDLQRVSIDREEEMNTWLQQVKEAADDAEELVKDMEAGESTIPDVMAWFRSDSSNLLRMKYTIGRLVRVCTEGESLLSMADLDEDVPESNGNDSAPWTPDHTYVVGRDKEIAMILDMILDDAHFKAATSLESWETIDSLQISQKGWIIETLRNINLSLQRYEDAQVSPYQKEIGGTIEYTRVYNNTVSEPTNPVIIPIVGISGVGKTTLAQLIFNNERVQKHFQGQSAWVYCTDNIRKEELMTKVLVSLQPSDKMNSFHNQLQSFIGGKRFFLVLDDVADEIRTVWGDVISVLSRGAPGSVVLVTTQLYGVANFMGTTTPIFLNPLQYDDLWKHFKHHAFSGNQSTEALESIGRQIADKLHGLPLAAAMIAVSLRNYLDQVHWNTLLKSWWWSVSSNSLGIHVAASLGVCYCELPAYLRQCFIYCSIFPRNYIFGKYELIQMWIANGFIELNHTAGTRSLEDVASEWFDELVNRCFLQPTIWELRYVMHNLVRDFAIALTSNEHRGVDCELVDLPHSVRHLSMDIDNMNVPWADYNTKSLRSLMLFGGFHDTKPNEGYNISLLERSYDTVGNISEGFSDSIDKGANIILKRSCVTMDNILGKSTSLRLLNLSNMRPDAESACIDDHLPVEDHVAAFSKFITMNPKLPQLTHLRYLDFSYSGITQLPDSLCTLCNLQVLGLRSCRFRQLPRHMNSLISLRHLHADADTIALISGIGGLTKLQDLHEFRVKAEDGHRITELRDMRYIQGSLCISNLQSVASQVEAAHANLFRKDRITCLHLKWDRSQYLSGKYNPFRKELSQYDKGQKEPGHVSLLQKNYRSSDISGSIVNLPGVSTPDLAIDILECLSPPRNLQKLKIFGYPGCSFPDWMERLRYIQVIEISHCIELQVLPPIGQLEHLRKLKLYELPSIKDVRSDVYGTSNVVFRSLEELSFGSMVKWENWADAENRQFFPNLQKLQINRCYNLRELPYMVMGLAIKELSLSRCGSYSSKVSSYLCRLTCLTHLKVNDCSQKLILPCQNLVSLEYLHLSNCKELCFEGGIFCMNNLKALHISSCHIITLSLEEEIGRLLSGWALMYGEEQALLLKATILQLVKATGMKSREIHLPVSSVVALSKEPGRKRRDTPHKHERIHVMQSLTDLTMDNLSQSLNLDNILCKLSALRTLCLHKISKISVLQEQWLEQIKSLQELEFSSCYLLRKLPSNLTSLSSLKKLSLQSCSQIHSLPSKGLPRNLKELQILGCSHILEARCQKENGEIWVMKKIQDQQMQKIKEYRQKKTNEFWQGWQMNEEEWIQCAGEELKDKGEWLMNEEEDWLKHSAMELVDNVDVWRKAMGEDWPKIAHVPYIRVNGDIIQNLYL, from the coding sequence ATGGAAGACTATGGACGGTATCTGCCAGCTGCCATCGGAAGGTTGGTGGGGAAGCTGCGTTTCTATCTAGGAAACAGCAGTGATTCAGGCAAGTTCAAAGGCACCATGAAGATGCTCAATTTATTGGAGGAGAAGCTCAAGCTCCTCCGAGATGGGGATCTGCAGCGTGTTAGTATAGACAGAGAGGAAGAGATGAACACATGGCTGCAGCAGGTGAAGGAGGCTGCAGACGACGCAGAAGAGCTGGTCAAGGACATGGAGGCCGGTGAGTCAACAATTCCTGATGTTATGGCTTGGTTTCGTTCTGATAGCAGTAACCTTCTCAGAATGAAATATACCATCGGGAGACTTGTTAGGGTGTGCACTGAAGGTGAATCCCTTCTTAGCATGGCGGACCTGGATGAGGATGTCCCGGAAAGCAATGGAAATGATAGTGCTCCCTGGACCCCTGATCACACCTATGTTGTTGGTCGAGATAAGGAAATAGCTATGATTTTGGACATGATATTGGATGATGCTCATTTCAAGGCAGCGACGTCGCTTGAAAGCTGGGAAACTATTGACAGCTTACAAATTTCTCAGAAAGGATGGATCATTGAGACCCTCAGGAACATAAATCTATCTCTGCAGAGATATGAAGATGCACAAGTATCACCTTACCAAAAGGAAATTGGTGGCACAATAGAATATACCCGTGTGTACAATAATACTGTAAGTGAACCGACGAACCCTGTTATCATTCCGATTGTTGGAATCAGCGGGGTCGGTAAAACAACGCTTGCCCAGCTCATTTTCAATAATGAAAGGGTCCAGAAGCACTTCCAGGGTCAATCTGCATGGGTCTATTGTACTGACAACATCagaaaggaagagttgatgacAAAGGTCTTGGTATCTTTGCAGCCTTCAGACAAGATGAACAGCTTCCACAATCAGCTTCAGAGTTTCATAGGAGGAAAGAGGTTTTTCCTTGTGCTTGATGATGTAGCTGATGAGATACGCACAGTTTGGGGTGATGTAATAAGTGTTCTAAGCAGAGGTGCACCTGGAAGCGTCGTCCTAGTGACAACCCAACTGTATGGTGTGGCCAACTTTATGGGGACTACGACTCCAATATTTTTGAATCCTCTGCAGTACGATGATTTGTGGAAACATTTTAAGCATCATGCATTTTCTGGTAATCAAAGTACAGAAGCTCTGGAGTCAATTGGCAGACAAATAGCAGACAAATtacatggtcttcctttagcaGCAGCAATGATTGCGGTGTCATTGAGAAATTATTTAGATCAAGTGCACTGGAATACTCTCTTAAAAAGTTGGTGGTGGAGTGTTTCAAGTAATAGTTTGGGCATCCACGTTGCAGCTTCTCTTGGAGTTTGTTACTGTGAATTACCTGCATATTTGAGGCAGTGCTTTATTTATTGTTCAATATTTCCTAGAAACTATATATTTGGAAAATATGAGTTGATCCAGATGTGGATAGCTAATGGCTTCATTGAGCTAAACCACACTGCTGGTACAAGAAGCTTGGAGGACGTAGCTTCCGAATGGTTTGATGAACTTGTTAATAGGTGCTTTCTGCAACCAACAATTTGGGAGCTCCGATATGTTATGCATAATTTGGTTAGGGATTTTGCAATTGCCTTAACTTCTAATGAGCATCGTGGTGTTGATTGTGAACTGGTAGATCTTCCACACAGTGTCCGCCATTTATCCATGGATATTGATAATATGAACGTGCCATGGGCTGACTATAACACTAAAAGTTTGCGATCACTAATGTTGTTTGGTGGCTTCCATGACACCAAACCTAATGAAGGTTACAATATTAGCCTTCTGGAGAGGTCTTATGACACTGTTGGTAACATTTCTGAGGGGTTTTCTGACTCAATTGATAAAGGTGCTAACATCATTTTGAAGAGATCTTGTGTGACTATGGACAACATTTTAGGGAAATCAACAAGCTTGCGCTTATTGAATTTGTCTAACATGAGGCCCGATGCTGAATCGGCATGCATTGATGATCATCTACCTGTTGAGGATCATGTTGCAGCCTTTTCGAAGTTCATTACAATGAATCCAAAGCTGccgcagttgactcatctcagATACTTAGATTTTTCATACAGTGGGATTACTCAACTTCCTGATTCTTTATGTACCTTGTGCAATCTACAGGTTCTTGGCTTGCGAAGCTGTAGATTCAGACAGTTACCAAGACACATGAACTCATTAATTAGCCTACGACACTTACATGCAGATGCAGATACAATTGCTCTAATTAGTGGCATTGGAGGGCTAACAAAGCTCCAAGACTTGCACGAATTCCGTGTTAAAGCAGAGGATGGCCACAGAATAACTGAGTTAAGGGATATGAGGTACATTCAAGGTTCCCTTTGTATCTCAAATCTTCAGAGTGTGGCCAGTCAAGTGGAGGCAGCTCACGCTAACTTATTCAGAAAGGACCGTATTACTTGTTTACATCTAAAATGGGACAGAAGTCAATATTTGAGTGGTAAATATAACCCTTTCAGAAAGGAGTTGAGTCAGTATGATAAAGGTCAAAAAGAGCCAGGTCATGTTTCCTTACTTCAGAAGAATTACAGGTCTTCAGATATTTCAGGATCAATTGTGAATCTACCAGGGGTATCTACACCTGATCTAGCCATTGACATACTAGAGTGCTTGTCTCCACCAAGGAATTTGCAAAAGCTGAAAATTTTTGGGTACCCAGGGTGTTCATTTCCAGATTGGATGGAACGCCTCAGATATATCCAAGTTATTGAGATAAGCCATTGCATAGAACTGCAGGTACTTCCTCCTATTGGACAGCTGGAGCATCTAAGGAAACTGAAGTTATATGAGTTGCCATCCATAAAAGATGTCAGGTCTGATGTATATGGAACCTCAAATGTTGTCTTTCGTTCTTTGGAGGAGCTGAGTTTTGGATCCATGGTAAAATGGGAAAATTGGGCAGATGCAGAGAACAGACAATTCTTTCCAAACCTGCAAAAGCTGCAGATTAATAGGTGCTATAATCTGAGGGAACTACCTTATATGGTCATGGGCTTAGCTATCAAAGAACTTTCACTTTCACGTTGTGGTTCATATTCCAGTAAAGTATCAAGTTATTTGTGTCGACTAACCTGTCTCACACATTTAAAGGTAAATGATTGCTCACAAAAGTTAATCCTTCCATGTCAAAACTTGGTATCACTGGAATACCTGCACCTTTCAAATTGTAAGGAGCTCTGCTTTGAGGGTGGAATTTTTTGTATGAACAATTTGAAAGCCCTACATATTTCCAGCTGCCACATAATCACATTATCCCTAGAGGAAGAGATCGGTCGCTTACTCTCAGGTTGGGCACTAATGTATGGAGAAGAGCAAGCACTTCTTCTTAAAGCTACTATTCTTCAGTTAGTCAAAGCGACAGGCATGAAAAGTAGAGAAATCCACCTTCCTGTTTCTTCTGTAGTTGCATTATCCAAAGAGCCGGGCAGAAAAAGGAGAGACACACCACATAAACATGAGCGCATTCATGTTATGCAATCTCTCACTGACCTTACAATGGATAACCTTTCCCAGTCTCTAAATCTTGATAATATTCTTTGCAAGCTTTCAGCACTTCGCACTCTGTGTCTTCACAAGATTTCCAAAATATCTGTTCTTCAAGAACAGTGGCTTGAACAGATTAAGTCCCTACAGGAGCTGGAGTTTTCTAGTTGCTACCTACTCAGGAAGCTCCCCTCGAACCTGACCTCTCTGTCGTCCTTGAAGAAGTTGAGTCTGCAGTCATGTTCCCAAATTCATTCGCTACCATCTAAAGGTCTACCACGGAACCTAAAGGAGTTACAGATACTAGGTTGCTCACATATCCTAGAGGCACGATGCCAGAAGGAAAATGGGGAGATATGGGTGATGAAGAAGATACAGGACCAGCAGATgcaaaaaataaaagaatatcGACAGAAAAAAACAAACGAGTTCTGGCAAGGATGGCAGATGAACGAGGAAGAGTGGATCCAGTGTGCAGGAGAGGAGCTGAAGGATAAGGGAGAGTGGTTGATGAATGAAGAAGAGGACTGGCTGAAGCATAGTGCGATGGAACTGGTAGATAATGTAGATGTGTGGCGCAAGGCCATGGGAGAAGATTGGCCAAAGATTGCTCACGTTCCTTATATCCGCGTGAATGGTGATATCATACAGAACCTTTATCTCTGA